The sequence GGTCGAGGCGATTGCCGCGGCAGCCCAGACCGGCCGCATCGGCGACGGCAAGATTTTCGTCATTCCGGTCGAAGCGGCGCTGCGTATCCGCACCGGCGAACGCGACAACGACGCCATCTGATTTTCATTCCAACCAAACCCAATAAACCAGAACCAAGGGACTAAATAATGGGCAATACAGCATCCGATATTATCAAGTTGATCAAGGAACATGAGATCGAGTGGGTCGATGTTCGCTTCACCGATCCGCGCGGCAAATGGCAGCATCTGTCGATGTGCGCCGAAGTCATTGACGAGGATGTGCTGGAAGAAGGCTTCATGTTTGACGGTAGCTCGATCGAGGGCTGGAAAGCGATCAACGAATCCGACATGATCCTGCGTCCCGATCTTGACGCGATGTACATGGACCCCTTCTCGGCCACCCCGATGATGATTCTGGTCTGCAATATCGTCGAGCCCGGCGACGGATCGCTTTACAGCCGCGACCCGCGCTCGACCGCAGTGCGCGCCGAGGCCTATCTGAAATCCACCGGTATCGGCGACACCATCTATGTCGGACCGGAGCCTGAATTTTTCATGTTCGACGATGTGAAGTTCGAAAATGGCTACGACCGCTCGGGCTTCCGGATCGACGATATCGAGCTGCCGACCAACACCGGTCGCGACTATGATGTCGGCAACATGGGCCACCGTCCCCGCGCCAAGGGCGGCTATTTCCCGGTCGCTCCGGTTGACAGCTGCATGGACATTCGCGGCGAGATGGTCACGACCATGCTGGAAATGGGCCTGCCGATGGACAAGCACCATCACGAAGTGGCAGCCGCGCAGCACGAACTGGGCATCACCTTCGGGACGCTGACCCAGACCTGCGACCGGACCCAGGTCTATAAATATGTCGTGCAGCAGGTTGCCCATGCATATGGCAAGACCGCAACCTTCATGCCGAAGCCGATCAAGGACGATAACGGCAGCGGCATGCACACGCATATGTCGATCTGGAAAGACGGCAAGCCGCTGTTCGCCGGCAATGAATATGCCGGCCTGTCGGAAATGTGCCTCCACTATATCGGCGGCGTTATCAAACATGCAAAAGCGATCAACGCCTTCTCCAACCCGACGACCAACAGCTACAAGCGTCTGGTCCCCGGTTTTGAAGCGCCGGTATTGCTCGCCTATTCGAGCCGCAACCGTAGCGCATCCTGCCGTATTCCTTATGGTGCGGGTGACAAGGCGAAGCGCGTCGAATTCCGCTTCCCCGATCCGCTTGCCAACCCGTATCTGTCGGCAGCAGCCTTGCTGATGGCCGGTCTTGACGGCATCGAGAACAAGATCCACCCGGGCGAAGCCATGGACAAGAATCTCTATGACCTGCCACCGGCTGAGCTGGCCGAAGTGCCAACCGTCTGCGGTTCGCTGCGCGAAGCACTGGAAGCACTGGAAGCGGATCACGAATTCCTGCTCAAGGGCGACGTATTCTCGAAAGACCAGATCGACGCTTATGCCGAACTCAAATGGGAAGAAGTCAGCCGCTTCGAAACCACGCCGAGCCCGGTCGAATTCGACATGTATTATTCGAGCTGACCTTTCCGGTCAGATTGAAAACAGAAGCCCGGGGCAAGCGATTGCTCCGGGCTTTTGTGTGTGTGTGGAATACTGCTCCAGTCGCGGCTTCATTCCGAACGTGGCCCTGAGCTTTGATTGTCCTGGACGGCAACAAGTGGGTGGATTGCGGACATTGAGAACAGCGATTGCTAGTAATATCCGCAATATCCCGAAAGCGGACGCTAGCATTCAGCATATGGAACAACAGCAGTTGGACGGATCGCGGTCATTGCTTTTCGTAAAAGTTATGCAATAAACCGACAATGAATCAATCCGCTGCTAAAATTGCGCATCATTTTTTGTCGGCTGTATGGGATGGAAATCCACCGGACGAATCTGAGTTGATCGCGGCACTGGATCAATTGCTATACAATTCACACAGTGTCCCGTTTGCGGATTGTGCCGAAATCGACCTCGATCCTCCAGATAGAGACTATCCCGAACTGTTTAAGGCAGTTTCTGTTAGATTCCCCGCTCTTGGGTACTATCCGGTAGTTGACCCCTTAGAAACAATTGACGACGAACAAACACTCGCAGACGCGATCGATGATATCGCTGATATTACAAATGACCTGCGAGAAGTTATTTGGCGTGATGAAAACTTAGGAGCAGATGATGCGGCTTGGTATTTCCGCTTAATGTACTTTCATTGGGGAAATCACGCACGCAGGCTTTCAATGTATCTCCATGCGCGTCAACATGGTTGAATGACTGAAATTAGGGCGGGAAAACGGCTGGTAGCGTAGAGTCCGCAATATCCTGAAAGCGGACATTAGAAATCTATTGGTTAGGTCTAATCATTGGGGCTAGAGGCTTAAGGCCCGGTTGCTTGGGAGCCGATGGAAAATGACATCAGATGAAAATATTTGGACATATGGTGGAGCTATCGCTTTAGCGTTGCTCAGTGGTTTCACAGTAATGCAAGGGGTGACCGTTTACGCTCCATTGCCGTTCTATATAATCCTTCTCGCCTGGATTATTCCGCCACTAGCCATTTTGCTAACGCCTTTTTGTTACTTCATGGTTGTGTATTTGGGAACAAAATCGCCGAGATTCTCGATATATATCTTAATCTTGTGTTTGATGTTTGGTGCCTTAAACACTTGGTCTATCTACAGCGCTTGGGACTATGGAATACGTTATCAAGGTGAATCTCATACCCAGATCGTCGCTATCGAGAATATCGTAGGCTTTGCTTTTGTACTAGTTCTAGCAACTTACGCACACTTGAAAAAAATTCAAACTGCAACACTGCTGGCGAATTTTTCGCTCTTTGCCTTGCTGTCCTGGTGCGCCTTTCCTTACTTAGGTGAACTACCCTGAATATGATGTGGTCGCCAGTTCGACTATTCAACTTCGACTACCTCAATGTCCGCTTTTGCGCCCTAAGCGGACACTAGGTCGGACTGGCGCAAATGTCCGTCAATGGGGCGGAAGCTGACCGGCAGTTTATACAGCCGGCAAAGGCCCTCTCTGCCTCCACAGCGCCGACAGCATCAATAATCCTTGCTCACCCGCAAATTGGCGCTCTGGCGGCCGAGGGTCGAAATGCTCGACAGGATCGACAGCCAGCGAGTGATCTGGAATTCGAGCTGGGTGGCGCTATAGCCCTTGCCGTCGGTGATCAGTTCTACATAGACGCGGCGGGTGATATATTTGCCCGCGGCAATCGATGTGCCGGTACCGGTATCAGTGTCGGACGGCAATATCCGCAACCGGTCCAGACCGACCGCCTTGCGCAACTGGTTGATCGGATCCAGCCCGCCGCCGCTGTTGAGCGAGGCCACGGCAGCCGCCAGCTGGACCGCTTCGGGAGCAGACAGGTCGGCGATGGAGGCGCCGAACAACACCCGCGACAGCAGCTCGTCCTGAGGCAGGGCCGGGATGCTGGTAAAGGCGATTTCCGGCTGGTTGCCGGTGCCGGTGACATTGATCGTGGCGTTCAGGCCGGTCAGATTGGCCTCCGCCTCGATATCCAGGATCGGGTTGACCGGCTGATTGCCGACAAAGCGGATGCGGCCGCGCTCAAGGCTGAACTGGCGACCGGCAAAAGTATAGTCACCGCGCAGCAGATCAGCGGTGCCGACCATCGCAAAATTGTCGACCGGCCCGGTAATCTTCAAACTGGCCTTCCATTCGCTGTCGAGCCCGAGCCCCTCGACCATCAGCCGGTTGGGGGCGTTGGCGGTCAGGTCGAAGCGCCATGGCCGGCCGCGCACCACCACCGGCCGTTCGTCGGCGCGGCGATTGATTTCCCGGGTCTTGATATCCGGCAGACTGGCTGTCGCGCTGGCTTGACCGAAGCGGAAGAAACTGCGGTTGAGCACGACATTGCCCGAAATCAGGCCGCCATCCACAGAACTGCGGATCTTGATCGGGCCGGTCACCGTGGCGGCGAAATCATCGCGGGCAATCAGCGCGGCCTGCTGGGCATTGACGTCCATGATGATACCGATGCCCTCGCCCTCTGCGACGGCGAAGTTGAAACTGCCGCTGCCGCTTACCGTTCCGCCCCCGGCGGTGGTGCCGGTCAGTTTCGGCAGCACCAGCCTTGAGCCGTCAAACTGGCCCACCGTCTTGATATTGGAAATGACCGTGCCGGTGAGCGGGCTTTCGAGCCGCGCGTTGCTGGTGCTGACCCGGCCCTTGATCTGCGGATTGGCGAGACTGCCGCTGACATCGGCGCTGGCCGCGACCGGTCCGGTCAGGTCGAATGTCTCGACCCCGGTCAGCCGCCACAGGCTCTCGGCGCCGCCGTTGAACCGCGCTTGCGCGAACAGTGGCCGGCGCATCAGCTCGTCCTGCCAGTTGCCGCCACCCAGGCCGGTCACCCGCCCCTGGAACCGGCCGATGGTCTTGCCCTCGGGCGACTTGATGATCCCGCGCGCCGCCGCGTTGCGGCTGGACAGGGCAATATTGAGACCCAGATCAACCGGCGCGGAGGTCAGGATCAGACCCGAACGGGTCAGCCCCTTGATCGTCAGCTTCGCTTCACCGACCGGTATCCGGGCGCCCGACTGGGTCAGTTTGACGGTGCCGTTGACGCTGCCGCCCAGCCCGAGATCGGGATAGCCGATATCGACCAGCGACAGCGGCATTCTGGCCATCGTCAGGTCTAGTCTGGAATTGCCGCTGCCAAAACGAGCGGACAGCTTCGCGCTGCCGCTGCCATAGTTGATCGTGGTCGCCGGAACGGTCCAGCCATCGCCGTCGCGCCGCAGTTCGAGCGGTTGCGCCAGACGCAGATTGCGGCCCTCAAACTGTCCGTTTCCGGAAATCCGGTAGCGGTCGGGCGTGATGTCCGCCTTGGCCTGGAACTCGAAAGTGCTGCCGCGCGTGCCGGCAACGGTGAAGGTTGCCGTACCGCTGCCGTCGGTCAGCTTGGCATTGGCGGCGACCCGCCCGATGATCAGTTCGCCGCGGCTGATCCCCTGCGCGCGCAACGTTGCGTCGATATTGGACTGACCGTCGATCAGCAGGATATCGGCCTCCAGCACCGCGGTACGGATGGAGATCGGCGGATCGCCGCCAAAGCGGGCATTTTCGGCCTTGAGATTGGCGCGGATCAGCTGTTGCCCGCTGCCGGGACGGAACAGCACATCACCGTTCACGCCACCGCCGCTGACCACAAGCCGTCCGGCAAGCCCGTCTGCGGTCGTCCGGATCGTACCGGTGGCCAGCGTATCGGAGACGAGCAGGCGGTCGACCCGCACCGCCGTGTCCTGGCCGGGCGTGGTCAGGATCATCCCGTCACTGCTGAACGGCCCCAGCGTCGAGCCGCCGGAGGCAACATAGGAGAAGCCGCCCTTGACCGGAGCGAGTTGCACGCTGACGGCCGAAAGACCCGCCGCCGGCAGCGGGCTGTCCAGCAGCAGGGCGACCCTGGGACGGTCGAGCGCACCGTCGAGTTTCAGATCAAAGCGGCCATATGTGTCCTGCCGTCCCGAGCCGCGGAACGCGAAGGTCGCCGCGCCGGTCTGGCTTCCGGACCCCCGGAAGGACAGTTTCGGCGCCGACACGTGGAGATTGGTAAAGCGCAACAGTCCGTCCGGGCCGAGGGCGAGGCCGGTCTGCAATTGCGGCAAGCCGCCGGCCAGTTCGCGCAGAAAGCCGATGTCGAAACGACGCAGCCTTGCATTGACCTGGCCGTCCAGTGCGATCCCCTTCGCTGCCGGACCCAGATTGATCTCGGCAATGATGTCCGCAACGCCGACGCCCGGAACCGCAAAGCCGGGCGCATTGGCATCGATATTGACGGCGAAATCGCCGGTCGAGGGGCGCAGCTCCACATCGAGCGTGCCCTTTGCCACATTGGTCGCGACGCGTGCCCGCTCGGCGAACAGCAGATCCTTTTCATAGCGGAGCAATGCTGTCGCGCTGAAGCCGGAAAGCAATTGTTTCAGCAACTCGCCATTGCCGATTACCGTGCCGACCGAAAGCTCGACGGGGATATCCCAGCCGCCGGCATCCCGCTGTCCTTCGCCCTCGCCCCGCACATTGGTCAGCAATGTCTTGCCAAAAGCCAGCTGTGGCGCGGTCAGCAGATATTGGTAGCGCAGTTGCGAGAATTTTCCGTTCAGCAACGCCTTAAGCTCAAAGTCCTGCGCCCGCATATTGGGCGACAGCGCCGATGGATCGATCAGCCGTGTCTCCAGCCGCATCGCATCCAGACTGTTGCGCGCCAGATCGATCCCGCCCTTCGCGGTAAAGGACAGGGCTGCCGAACGCGCTTCGAGGTCCAGAGCGAGAAGCCGGTCGGCGAGGCTCGCCGTGCCCTTGATCAGCAGGTCCGGCGAAGCCAGTTTCTGCGCTGCTCCTTCGGGCAGTACAGCGGCGGTCAGCTTGCCGTCATAGGCAAATTCTCCGGCCTTCGCCTCGATCGTGACTTGCGTCAGCGTCTCGTCATTGCTGAGCGCAACCAGTTCGCCGTTCCATTTCTGCCAGCTGCCATCGCCTTTCAGGGTCAGCGCCAGGTCGCGATCCATCCCCAGGGCACCGGCTATCACGCCGCCGGCCGGGGCCATGATTTCGGCGTCGATATCAAGCTTCTCGCGCTCCGGTTCGGCATTCAGCGCCAGCAGCAGCTTGTCGCCGCTGCGCGTCGTCGCCGCATCGAGACGCACCATCGCGCGGCCGGCCCTGATATCGGCAGTGCCCGACAGATCGGCAAATTGTTCGCTGCCGGCCAGGGCTTCGCCCAGAGCCAGATTTTCCGCCCGGAACGCGCCGACATAGATGTCGAAACCGGGCAGCAGAGGGCTGTCTTCGCCGCTGTCGATCAGTTCCGGCAAACGGTCGAGCCGCCCTTTCAGGATCAGCGCATCGGTGATGTTCAGTTCGTTGAATATCCAGGCCAGCGGGTTCCAGTCGACCGCTACGGTGCCAGCGGAGAAAAACTCGCCCTTGGGATCGAGCAGCCGCAAACCCTGCACCCTGCCCTCGCCGTAGATTGATCCCTCGATATCGGCAATCCGGATGCGCAGGCCGTCCTCCGGCTCCAGCGCCTCGACCTGGCTGATGATGAAGCGATGGCCGGAATTGCTGTCCAGCCACATGGCCGCGCCAACCAGTCCCAATAGGAGGATCGCAGCCAGCCCCAGCAGGCCGCGCATGGACCAGCGCCAGATCAGTCGCTTGGAGCCCGGCCTGTCCTTGCTATCGGCCATCTAGAATGCCTGTCCGAGCGAGACATAGACCGCGACACGCGAATCGCCGGGTTGCGGGTTGATCGGCGTGCCGACATCGATGCGGATCGGTCCAAAGTCGCTATAATAGCGAACGCCAAGACCGGCACCATAGCGCATGCCGGAGATGTCCGGCGTGCTGCTGGTATAGACATTGCCCGCATCGATGAATGGGACGATACCTAGATTGCCGCCGAAAAAGCCGGTGCGGACCCGCGCCTCGAGCGAAAACTCGACCAGCGAGCGGCCGCCCACCGGATCATTATTGGCATCGCGCGGGCCAATGCTCTGATAGCCATAGCCGCGAACCGAACCGCCGCCACCGGCGTAGAGACGGCGCGACGGCGCTATCCGGTTGTTCCCGGCACCGGCGATCGTCCCGAGCCGGGTGCGGCCGGCCAGCACGATCTTGTCGGACACCGGAAAATATGCGGATCCGTCAAATTGGCTGCGGACATAAAAGAAACTGCCATCCTGAAGCGACGCTTCAGGAGCGATCCGGGCGGTCAGCCTGAAACCCCGGGTCGGATCGAGCAGATCGTCGCTGGCGTCATAGGTGACTAGCCCCGGCAGCGAACCGATGAAGAAGGTGTCCCGGCCCGTCGCATCCGTCGGCCCGGTGACGTCTTCTTCGCGCGATGCCAGCAGCTCGACGCCGAGCGACCAGCTCCAGCGCTTCTGGTAGATCAAATTGCTCTGGCGCTCGATATTGGCGGCGACGGAGAATGTCTGGGCCTTGAACGCCGGACGGTCGACGACGCTCAGCGCGGTGCGGCCGTTCAATATATTGTCGCGACGCCGATAATTGTTGCGGCGAAAGGACAGGCTGCCGGACTGTTCCTGGGTCCCGAGCACGGCAGTAGCGCGGAAGAGGCCTTCCGGCGGGAAGAGATTCCGGTGCTCCCAGCTGACTTCGGCGCGGGCGCCCTCGCCTGTGCCGTAGCCCAGCTCGCCGGCCACGGTGCGCAATGGCGCCGGTGTCAGCTTGACCGCGACATCGACCGCTTCCGGATCGTCGGCCACAACCGGATCGACATTGACGGTCGAAACAAGGCCGGTCGCGATCAGCGCACGGCGCAAATCCTCGAGATCGGAGGCCTGATACAGGTCACCGGGATTGAAACGGGCGATCATCTGGACATGATCGGCATCGAACAATTCCGTCGGCGCCAGGACAACGGAACCGAAATTATAGCGGCCGCCCGGCGTCACCGGAACTTCAAGGTCGCCCAGCCGTTCGGCATGATCGATTTCCAGCTCCGGCTCGCCGGTCTTGGCGAAAGGATAGCCATTTTCGGCCATCGCAACGTCGATCCGGCCGATCGCTTCCACAATGCGGTCGCTGTTTACGACATCGCCCGGTTGCAATCCGAACGTTTCGCGGAAATCTACAGGATCAGGATCAACCGCCGCTTCGAGACCGGACAAGACAATGGCGTCGAGCTTATATTGCGGTCCAGCCTGCACCCGGATCACTACATCGATCCGCTCCGCACCGTCGGACTCGAAGCGAGTCTGGACGACGGCGTCATAATAGCCTTCTATCCGCAGCAGCTGCTCGACCAGCTCGGCATCGCTCTGCGCACGCCGCCGGATCTGCGCGAAATTGGCTTCGTCGCCGCGATATTGTTCCAGCACCGACAAAATATCAAAGCGCGTGTCGAAAGCTTCGCCAATCTTCTCGGGCAGGCCTTCGAAGCTGATGCCATAGGCGGTTTCCGCCAGCGCATCGGTCGGCCGATATTCATTGAGCGGGGCCGGTTCGGCCAGCTGCTCTTCGGCGATATCCTGGTCGCCGGGGGCGGCTTCGGCTTCATCGTCCACCGCGGTCGTATCTTCGCTTTCATCGGCCAGTGGCTGTGTCACCTCGTCAAGGTCGGGCCATTCGACGCCAAAATCGGGAAATTCGGTCAGGGGCTGATCCGGATCGAGCGGCGCATCGAAGTCCTGCTCGTCCGGTTCACTGGCGGCCGGCATATCTGCGGTTTGCGCATGGCCCGGCCCGATGAGCGAACCCATCAGCAAGATAACCAGCATGCCAAGGCAGCGACAATATGCGGTCAGACCCATTGACGATCTCTTTAGCGGCGGATGAATCGCTATGCCAACGAATAAGCGCGTTTTTCTGGCGAGCGTTTCTTTTTGTAGGATATTCGGTCCAGCCTGCACGGCGCTGCCAATTTCACGGACGGCTTTAACCGCATATTAACCATGATCGACCATATTCCACCCCATGGGAACCGGGCGCTTGTGTCCGGTCGGCAATGGTTCAACAGGATTTTTGGAAATGTCCAATATGCGCGTAATTTTGCTCGAAGCGGCCATGGTAGCCGGTGTCTTGATGACGGGATTGTCAGCGTCCCAGATCGCTTATGCGGCCACCGCTTCCGCCGATGAACAGAAAGCGGCGACCGATCCGCGAGCGAATGTAAAAATCGACAGCTCGATCATGGTCGAACGCACCGAAATTTCGGAAGATGGCGAATCCGTAACCCAACTGCTCAGCCCTTCGGCCATCAAGGTGGTTCCGGGCGACAAGTTGCTGGTTACCAACAGCTATCGCAATCTGGGCGACGAGGCGGTCACCGGATTCGTGCTCAACAATCCCGTGCATCAGGCCGTCACCTTCGTCGAGGCGCTCGAAGACTGGGCTCTGGTATCGGTCGATGGCGGCGAAATTTTCGGTCCCTTGTCTTCGCTGAGCGTAGCGGATGACGAGCAGGGATCCCGCCCCGCAGTGGCGGCTGATGTCACCCACATTCGCTGGGTGCTGCCATCGCCAATCGAACCAGGCGCAACCGGCGAACTGCGTTTTCGCGGTACCGTCAAATAGGCCTGAAGCCAGCTACAAGGCTCCCTCGCATTCCCAAATCACGTCGCGGACAGCGATCAGTCGTGCCAGCCGCGCCAGTTCTGCTGCAAGCCTGGACTGCCGTGCGGCCGATCGCCGCACTCCCGGCTCCGGCCAATATTGCGTGACGCGCAGCTGGCCCGCTGCCCGGTCCGCCTTGATCTCGATCCGGCCGACGAAGCGGTCGCGTTCCAGTATAGGGTAGACATAATAGCCCCATTGCCGCTGCGCTGCGGGCACGAACATCTCGTTGCGATAGTGAAAGCCGAACAGGGCGAGCAGGCGCTTGCGGTCGCGGACGACCGGATCGAAGGGATTGATGATGCGCAGGCGCGCGGTCGGTTCGGGCGCGGTGGCCAGACGGGTCTCGATATCGGGCGGTGCCAGCGCCTTGAGCCATTGCCCCTCATGATTTTCCACCTCGACCGCGACACTGTCCGTCGCCGAATCTGCCCAGAGCCGTGTTTCCTTTGCGCTCACAGCATCCCAGAACCGCTGGATTTCTCCGGGTGAGCCAAAGGCCAGCCGGTCGAGCGCGTTGCGGCAGAGCCAGTCGATCTGGCCCTCGTCGTCATGGATTGATTCACGATGATGCGGGGGAATCACCCGCTCGCTGAGGTCGTAATATTTGTTGAAATTGACGCGATGGGAGGTCGCCAGTTCGCCGGCATACCAGAGCTGGTCCATCACCCTCTTGTGCGGCGGGCGGTCCCACATCTGTTTCTTGCCGCTGACCTTGGTGTCAAAGGCCTGGGTCGACAGCGGGCCTTCCGCCGCGATGCGGGCCTTGATCTCCTCGGCGCCGATTTCGCGCGCTGCCTTTTTAAAGGAGGCATGGCCCGCCACCTTTGCGCCGAGCCGCCGGAACTGGCGCTGCCACATCGGGTAAAATTCGATCGGCAGGACCGAGGCGTCGTGGGTGAAATGTTCGAACACCCCCCTGTCCTCACCCAACAGCTTGTCGAGCATCGGCTCGCGGTAATTCTGGTTGCGGCTCCACAAGATGTGATGGTGGGCGCGGGTGACATTCTGGATCGTATCGAGCTGGACATAGCCGAGGCGGCGGATCGTCTCCGGCAGGTCAAGAGGCCCGGTCGGGGTTTCGGACAGGCCCTGCGCCTGCAACCAGAGCCAGCGCGCCTGCCGGTTGCCGATGCGCAGCGCCATCGCGATCAGACCGCGGTCGTTTCGATATGCGCGACTTTCCGGTCGCGCCGGGTCGCCAATATGCACCCAACGACGATCATCGCCGCGCCGGCCACGGTGGTCAGCGTGATCGGCTCGCGGAAAAACAGCCAGCCGAAAATCGCCGCCCAGATGAAGGCGCTATATTCGAGATTGATCAGATTCTGCGCTTCGGCCCGCGCATAGCCCCAGGCGATGAACAGCGAGGAGATCAGCGAGAATATCGCTGCGGCCCCGATATAGGGCAGCGATTCCGCTTCCGGAACGACCGCAAAAAAGGGCGCGAGCAGCAGGAAGGATGACCCGACGACAAGATTTTGGGCGAAGCTGATCTCGATCGGACCGGCGAGCAGCGCCTGTTGCCGCTGGATCACCAGATTGCCGGCGTAGAGCACCGCTGACACAAGAATGGCTCCGATGCCGAGCAGCGCCTCTTTCTCGAACTCGCCGCTCGCCCTGCCCCATGCGATCACCAGCACCCCGGCAAAGCCCAGCGCGGAAGCATATATGGCGTTGCGGTGGATGGTCTCGCCGAGGAATACGGCGGCGAGATAGAGCGCGATAATCGGCGCAATGAACGACAGCGCAATGGCCTCGGCCAGCGGCACCCGCGCGAGACCCCAGAAGAACAGATAGGACATGAAGACGATGATGATGCCGCGCTGCAGATGGACCTTGCGGGCGGCCTTGCCGGGCATTCTCGGGCGGCGCATGAAGAAGACAACCGAGACAATCACGAATGCGAGCAGCACCCGCCAGAGGATCGCGTTATAGGCGCCCAGTTCGATCGACAGGCTTTTCATCGCGACGTCCATCATCGCGAATGTCAGCAGGCCGAAAAGCACCGAACCCGCCGGCAGCAGGATCGGGCCGTTTTCTGGCTGGCTATCGGCAGATAATAGATCGGGCATATTATATTCCATCAGCCTGATGCTGTTGCCGGGCGCGGTGCTTCGACAGGCTCAGCACGAACGGATTTTTCAAGGTGCTCTGTTTATCGCCCGGCAAGCAACAATGGCAAGCGCGATCAGAGGCCCATTTGCCGGACCGCGAGATCGCGCATGATTTCTTCCGAGCCGCCGCCGATCGCCATCACCTTGACCTCGCGATAGAAACGCTCGACCGGATTGCCGCGCAAATAGCCGGCGCCGCCGAGTATCTGCATCGCTTCGCTGGCGCAGAACTCGAGATCCTTGGTGGCGCTGAACTTGGCCTTGCAAATCTGCGCGACCGGCATTTCGCCCTGATCGGCGAGCCAGCAGATCTGGTTGAGCCAGCCATCGAGCCGGTCGACCCGCGCCGACATGTCGGCGATCTTGTGGCGGATCACCTGATGCCTGATCATCGGTTTGCCGAACGTCTCGCGCTGCTGTGCATAGTCGATCGAATATTCGAGCAAGACCCGCATCATGCCGAGAGACTGGGCGACCATGCCGAGCCGTTCGTGGTTGAAATTGTGCATGATCTGGATGAAGCCGCGGCCTTCCTCGCCGAGCATATTTTCCGCCGGGACGCGCACTTCGTCGAAATAGAGCGACGCCTGATCGGAAGCCCACCAGCCCATTTTCTTGTCGAGCGCGGTGCGCGAAAAGCCCTCGGCATCGGCGTCGACCAGAAACAGCGAAATACCGTTCAGGCCCTCGCCACCGGTGCGCGCGCCGATGACATAATGGTCGGCGGTCATGCCGCCGGTGATGAAGGTCTTCGCCCCGTTGATCACCCAGTGATTGCCGTCCTGCCGCGCGGTGGTCTGCATATTGGCGACATCCGATCCGCCACCCGGTTCGGTGATGCCGAGGCTGGAGCCCTTTTTGCCGAGCACGAT comes from Sphingorhabdus sp. YGSMI21 and encodes:
- a CDS encoding acyl-CoA dehydrogenase family protein → MLRPFDNDERRQFRETCRRFAETELQPFANEWDEAGAIPWEVHEKAGALGVWGFGVDEKYGGLGMDDIFMRAAWGEEAARAHNGGTLAALGGRSISIGPIHKLASQDIKERILKDIVLGKKGSSLGITEPGGGSDVANMQTTARQDGNHWVINGAKTFITGGMTADHYVIGARTGGEGLNGISLFLVDADAEGFSRTALDKKMGWWASDQASLYFDEVRVPAENMLGEEGRGFIQIMHNFNHERLGMVAQSLGMMRVLLEYSIDYAQQRETFGKPMIRHQVIRHKIADMSARVDRLDGWLNQICWLADQGEMPVAQICKAKFSATKDLEFCASEAMQILGGAGYLRGNPVERFYREVKVMAIGGGSEEIMRDLAVRQMGL
- a CDS encoding crosslink repair DNA glycosylase YcaQ family protein gives rise to the protein MALRIGNRQARWLWLQAQGLSETPTGPLDLPETIRRLGYVQLDTIQNVTRAHHHILWSRNQNYREPMLDKLLGEDRGVFEHFTHDASVLPIEFYPMWQRQFRRLGAKVAGHASFKKAAREIGAEEIKARIAAEGPLSTQAFDTKVSGKKQMWDRPPHKRVMDQLWYAGELATSHRVNFNKYYDLSERVIPPHHRESIHDDEGQIDWLCRNALDRLAFGSPGEIQRFWDAVSAKETRLWADSATDSVAVEVENHEGQWLKALAPPDIETRLATAPEPTARLRIINPFDPVVRDRKRLLALFGFHYRNEMFVPAAQRQWGYYVYPILERDRFVGRIEIKADRAAGQLRVTQYWPEPGVRRSAARQSRLAAELARLARLIAVRDVIWECEGAL
- a CDS encoding DMT family transporter, producing the protein MPDLLSADSQPENGPILLPAGSVLFGLLTFAMMDVAMKSLSIELGAYNAILWRVLLAFVIVSVVFFMRRPRMPGKAARKVHLQRGIIIVFMSYLFFWGLARVPLAEAIALSFIAPIIALYLAAVFLGETIHRNAIYASALGFAGVLVIAWGRASGEFEKEALLGIGAILVSAVLYAGNLVIQRQQALLAGPIEISFAQNLVVGSSFLLLAPFFAVVPEAESLPYIGAAAIFSLISSLFIAWGYARAEAQNLINLEYSAFIWAAIFGWLFFREPITLTTVAGAAMIVVGCILATRRDRKVAHIETTAV